One stretch of Acanthochromis polyacanthus isolate Apoly-LR-REF ecotype Palm Island chromosome 16, KAUST_Apoly_ChrSc, whole genome shotgun sequence DNA includes these proteins:
- the akap12b gene encoding A-kinase anchor protein 12b isoform X3, with protein sequence MLGTITLTVGQPDGVSVAQKEEAPETMDTVQDEVTPQVNGEKVDKESPDANDISAVEEKAAEEKPDDASEVGFKKIFRFVGFKFTLKKDKSEEKDPVKLLTVKDKEGEEVSGTDEPAKETEVAAAEETKAETEASAVEVPPEATDEVAKEEGVVKEAETSPASQETVSPFRKLFTGGLFSNLRKKSSIKKTKEEEDKEAAAEEEKADVEEKGEKSGTEHETKEEQLEIFVEEMLGVKEDTPTTSGNEKSEVTPEPKDIPDETTDDTKQEDQKAEAGAEEEKAPAEVTSEAELLSSQEKTKPQGSPLKKIFTGAGLKKLSTKKQKVKKDAESKPSESGEQAAEQLQSSTEIAEAPKADSGPSSPEESGEHVMSVEVTQNESSHENEGEVSSDGEKKKEGIIAWSSFKKLVTPKKRVKRPSESEDEVTAEKPAKSATLSSSESAALADKGTEEEGKEEKPSEEEPNTENTEKLVSSTEEPKKKMDTSVSWEALMCMGGPKKRTRKTSDSDDEETKIEEEVPQGEQESKTEAAVVTSQNTESEGETVSSPDPISSPPERESTWDTLKRIVMSKNKSKIEEKPEESSDQVLSDGEIPKDESSFSLRKLFPGRKKKKVEKQSSSDLASGEEDSDTPAVVPLSEYDDQVEAEKETPAEPAEIQIKVSAAEDRSPSWIPAVVEDTDDKVDQLSDIPEEAENASTPKSVEVDLTEAEDKAALLQVRGRAGRRLSTAEVKPVPQAPDAATTPVAQGPTSESAVEVVQGIEAQISEIPTQTSVTVEDVPMEAASEQIEQEIATETATSVTNALLEPHAREEAMAICIGLDTKEIARVGLQEPMQSIVESVAVLCDPLSTEMLVKEKPPSTEEASVGEDEVFVAQIQQVDATDLEPPIENSVCIDPEVEVTNQSSEPEFEILGAVSRVDVNMENSPVTEIIEPLAPNSYETMQSAITEQTEPVIPVAAPSEETPIVTETVVLVAPLDVESNQVVSLQPVFMGNASFSETVDTETVKVQKTKGEGAVARTVKATAIPTEKTDISAIIEHASMKIEGVKEDVKQEVKQEIKQDSEIEAQSMVIAQAVIQDAVDKVSEDVPEHKKSPKQTTLIPRPVKAVATTEKEIDVKTETPVITDTPVAVDCEKPSAKLSPYLCLAMEVSDTIPLELAESLEGEKKDEKPVKDLKKAVEVKASEETVIVEEVEEIKEETGEDLEQSKEEQINEDEEPEVEEAAEEVKSQPEEAKSEAPSGESKQKTLSVHMPVQVVLQTAEMMEELTFEEEAAEEFGGDTLPAKRPSSPARSPSRGNKLPVLSEEPQAAAEEVSQPETEKAPSAKCAEVMAQVIEVIEEAVKEIEPVSSDITATS encoded by the exons ATGCTTGGAACAATTACTTTAACAG tTGGCCAGCCGGATGGTGTGTCTGTGGCTCAGAAAGAGGAGGCTCCTGAGACCATGGATACCGTCCAGGATGAAGTGACTCCTCAAGTGAATGGCGAGAAAGTTGATAAAGAGTCCCCTGATGCAAATGACATATCTGCTGTTGAGGAAAAGGCAGCAGAGGAAAAGCCTGATGATGCCAGTGAAGTGGGCTTCAAGAAGATATTCCGCTTTGTGGGCTTTAAGTTCACACTCAAGAAGGACAAAAGTGAGGAGAAAGACCCTGTGAAGCTACTGACAGTCAAAGACAAGGAAGGAGAGGAAGTCAGCGGAACTGACGAACCTGCAAAGGAGACAGAGGTTGCAGCTGCTGAAGAAACGAAGGCTGAAACAGAGGCATCTGCTGTTGAGGTTCCACCTGAAGCTACTGATGAGGTGGCCAAAGAGGAAGGAGTTGTGAAGGAAGCTGAGACCAGTCCAGCATCTCAGGAGACTGTGTCTCCCTTCAGGAAGCTCTTCACTGGAGGACTCTTCTCAAATCTGCGAAAGAAATCCAGCATTAAGAAGACaaaagaggaggaagacaaGGAGGCAGCTGCTGAGGAGGAGAAAGCTGATGTAGAAGAGAAGGGGGAGAAATCTGGGACTGAGCATGAAACCAAGGAGGAACAATTAGAGATTTTTGTGGAGGAAATGTTAGGGGTCAAGGAAGACACCCCAACCACGTCAGGGAATGAAAAATCAGAGGTAACTCCAGAGCCCAAGGATATCCCTGATGAAACTACTGATGACACCAAGCAAGAAGACCAAAAGGCAGAGGCTGGTGCAGAAGAGGAGAAGGCTCCAGCTGAGGTGACTTCTGAGGCAGAGCTGCTGTCCTCACAGGAGAAAACGAAGCCTCAAGGAAGCCCCCTGAAGAAGATCTTCACCGGAGCTGGCTTGAAGAAGCTCTCCACCAAGAAACAGAAGGTCAAGAAAGATGCTGAATCAAAGCCCTCTGAATCTGGAGAGCAGGCAGCTGAGCAACTCCAATCCTCCACAGAGATAGCAGAGGCCCCCAAGGCAGACAGTGGGCCCTCATCTCCAGAGGAGTCAGGAGAGCATGTTATGTCTGTGGAGGTGACCCAGAATGAATCTAGTCATGAGAATGAAGGTGAAGTTTcatctgatggagagaagaaaaaggagggCATCATTGCCTGGTCCTCCTTCAAGAAACTGGTAACACCCAAGAAACGTGTAAAACGACCCTCTGAAAGTGAAGATGAAGTCACAGCTGAGAAACCAGCCAAGTCAGCCACCCTGTCCTCCTCGGAGAGTGCTGCATTAGCAGATAAGGGTACTGAGGAGGAGGGTAAGGAGGAAAAGCCCTCTGAGGAAGAaccaaacactgaaaatacTGAGAAACTGGTCAGCAGCACAGAAGAACCCAAAAAGAAAATGGACACTTCTGTTTCCTGGGAGGCTTTAATGTGTATGGGTGGGCCCAAAAAGAGGACAAGGAAAACCTCTGATTCTGATGATGAGGAGACCAAGATTGAAGAGGAAGTTCCACAGGGGGAACAGGAGAGCAAAACTGAAGCTGCCGTTGTCACTTCCCAAAATACAGAGAGTGAAGGAGAAACCGTTTCTTCACCTGACCCTATAAGCAGCCCCCCTGAGAGAGAGTCCACCTGGGACACACTGAAACGAATAGTTATGTCAAAGAATAAGTCCAAAATTGAGGAAAAGCCCGAGGAGTCTTCAGACCAAGTCCTGTCAGATGGTGAGATACCAAAAGATGAGTCATCTTTCTCTTTGAGGAAGCTCTTCCCTGGAcgcaagaagaagaaggttgAAAAACAATCCTCCTCTGACCTGGCCTCAGGTGAGGAGGACTCTGACACCCCAGCTGTGGTTCCTCTCTCAGAGTATGATGACCAAGTTGaagctgaaaaagaaacaccagcAGAACCAGCTGAAATACAAATTAAAGTGTCTGCTGCTGAAGACAGATCCCCTTCGTGGATCCCAGCAGTTGTTGAAGATACTGATGATAAAGTCGATCAGCTGAGTGATATCCCAGAGGAGGCAGAGAATGCTTCCACACCAAAGTCTGTCGAAGTTGACCTTACAGAGGCTGAAGATAAGGCTGCACTGCTTCAAGTTCGAGGGCGTGCAGGGCGCAGGCTCTCCACTGCTGAAGTGAAACCAGTTCCTCAGGCTCCAGATGCAGCAACCACCCCTGTTGCTCAGGGACCCACTTCAGAAAGTGCAGTAGAGGTTGTGCAGGGTATTGAGGCCCAAATCAGTGAAATCCCAACCCAGACATCTGTGACTGTAGAAGATGTACCCATGGAGGCAGCCTCTGAGCAAATTGAGCAAGAAATAGCGACTGAGACTGCTACATCTGTGACAAATGCTCTTCTGGAGCCACATGCTCGTGAGGAAGCCATGGCTATCTGCATTGGCCTTGACACCAAGGAAATTGCCAGAGTAGGTCTACAGGAGCCTATGCAGTCCATTGTTGAGTCTGTGGCTGTGCTTTGTGATCCTCTGAGCACAGAGATGTTAGTGAAGGAGAAGCCACCAAGTACAGAGGAAGCAAGCGTTGGAGAAGACGAAGTGTTCGTCGCTCAAATACAGCAAGTAGATGCTACTGATCTTGAGCCACCTATTGAAAATTCAGTGTGCATAGACCCAGAGGTTGAAGTCACCAATCAGAGTTCTGAACCTGAGTTTGAGATTCTTGGAGCTGTCAGCAGGGTTGATGTTAACATGGAAAATAGCCCTGTAACAGAGATAATTGAGCCTTTGGCACCCAACTCATATGAAACCATGCAAAGCGCCATCACAGAGCAGACTGAACCAGTCATCCCCGTAGCCGCACCAAGTGAAGAGACTCCCATTGTCACAGAAACAGTGGTGCTGGTCGCCCCACTCGATGTTGAGTCTAACCAAGTGGTATCATTACAGCCAGTTTTTATGGGAAATGCGTCATTTTCAGAAACTGTTGATACTGAAACAGTCAAGGTACAGAAAACCAAAGGGGAGGGTGCTGTTGCAAGGACTGTGAAGGCCACAGCCATCCCCACTGAAAAGACGGATATCAGTGCAATCATTGAGCACGCCAGCATGAAGATTGAAGGAGTCAAGGAGGACGTCAAGCAGGAAGTCAAGCAGGAAATCAAGCAGGACAGTGAGATTGAGGCCCAGAGCATGGTCATTGCCCAGGCTGTCATTCAGGATGCGGTGGATAAAGTTTCAGAAGATGTGCCTGAACACAAGAAGTCTCCCAAGCAAACGACCCTCATTCCAAGACCAGTCAAGGCAGTAGCAACAACAGAGAAAGAGATTGACGTCAAAACTGAAACCCCTGTTATCACTGACACCCCTGTTGCTGTTGACTGTGAAAAACCATCAGCAAAATTATCTCCATACCTCTGTCTTGCCATGGAGGTCTCTGACACAATCCCATTAGAGTTAGCAGAGAGCCTTGAAGGGGAAAAGAAGGATGAGAAGCCAGTAAAAGACTTAAAGAAAGCTGTGGAGGTAAAAGCAAGTGAAGAAACTGTCATAGTGGAAGAAGTAGAAGAGATAAAGGAAGAGACAGGTGAAGACCTTGAACAAAGCAAGGAGGAACAGATCAATGAAGATGAGGAGCCAGAAGTAGAAGAAGCAGCTGAGGAAGTGAAATCACAGCCAGAGGAAGCCAAGTCAGAGGCCCCTTCAGGGGagagcaaacagaaaacactctCAGTCCACATGCCAGTCCAGGTTGTTCTGCAGACAGCGGAGATGATGGAGGAACTTACATTTGAAGAAGAGGCTGCGGAAGAGTTTGGCGGCGACACTCTACCAGCTAAGAGACCCAGTTCACCAGCTAGGAGCCCTTCAAGAGGAAACAAACTCCCCGTGTTGTCAGAAGAACCTCAAGCGGCAGCAGAGGAAGTGAGCCAACCAGAGACGGAGAAAGCACCATCAGCGAAGTGTGCAGAAGTGATGGCCCAGGTGATCGAGGTGATTGAGGAGGCTGTGAAGGAGATCGAACCCGTGTCTTCAGACATCACGGCAACGTCATGA